In a single window of the Candidatus Nezhaarchaeota archaeon genome:
- a CDS encoding histone deacetylase, whose amino-acid sequence MATGIVYGEVFLKHDTGRDHVERAARLIAVLKALKRTSLIEKARLRLIRPTIASLSKPLYVHSKELVDRIVEASSSTGYYYLDSDTVVSPGSLEAALASIGGALKAGDLVLGRRIRNAFCLNRPPGHHATRDKASGFCLFNNAAILAAYLLRDKGLRRVLIVDWDVHHGNGTQDIFYSTSSVLFFSIHQDGRTLYPGSGHFDEVGVGEGEGFNVNLPLPPGIGDDVYLEALQRVLPSVAKEYRPDFIIASVGFDAHYKDPLGGLNLSATGYYQVASLVANLASELCEGRLICVLEGGYSLRHTARCAVNTIAALANHPPPFNEASTKTPPAVRGYVERLLSRLTSFLSKYWPSLK is encoded by the coding sequence GTGGCCACAGGGATAGTATACGGCGAGGTTTTCCTTAAGCACGATACTGGGCGCGACCACGTAGAGCGAGCTGCTAGGCTCATCGCCGTGCTAAAGGCCTTGAAGAGGACCAGCCTAATTGAGAAGGCTAGGCTAAGGCTAATTAGGCCGACGATAGCCAGCTTATCAAAGCCGCTGTATGTGCACTCAAAGGAGCTAGTGGATAGGATCGTGGAGGCTAGCTCATCGACAGGCTACTACTACCTCGACTCTGATACTGTCGTGTCGCCGGGCTCTCTCGAAGCCGCCCTGGCTTCTATCGGCGGGGCGCTTAAGGCAGGGGATCTAGTCCTGGGTAGGAGGATACGTAACGCCTTCTGCCTCAATAGGCCGCCTGGTCACCACGCTACGCGCGATAAGGCCTCGGGCTTCTGCCTATTCAATAACGCCGCGATCCTCGCTGCCTACTTACTGCGCGATAAGGGGCTGAGGAGGGTGCTGATCGTGGACTGGGATGTACATCACGGCAACGGCACCCAGGACATCTTCTACTCAACTAGCTCGGTACTCTTCTTCTCGATTCATCAAGATGGGAGGACGCTCTACCCGGGCTCCGGCCACTTCGACGAAGTAGGCGTAGGTGAGGGGGAGGGCTTCAACGTAAACCTCCCACTACCTCCTGGTATTGGAGACGACGTATACTTAGAAGCGCTTCAGAGAGTCCTTCCATCTGTAGCTAAGGAGTACCGCCCCGACTTCATAATAGCCTCGGTCGGCTTCGATGCCCACTACAAAGACCCTCTGGGAGGGCTAAACCTCTCAGCCACCGGCTACTACCAAGTAGCCTCCCTAGTGGCTAACTTAGCCTCAGAACTCTGCGAAGGGAGGCTGATCTGTGTTCTCGAAGGAGGCTATAGCCTAAGACACACAGCTCGCTGCGCCGTAAACACCATAGCCGCCCTCGCTAACCACCCTCCTCCGTTCAATGAAGCTAGCACAAAAACCCCCCCAGCGGTGAGAGGCTATGTGGAGAGGCTACTTAGCCGGTTAACCTCATTCCTCTCAAAGTACTGGCCTAGCCTTAAATAG
- a CDS encoding PD-(D/E)XK nuclease family protein, which yields MKEIIVGRDLRNYLHLVLTSKHVRRGGQEVYVHELAQCRRRSLFDAANEQVASLRRWHPRLMVGELIHQGAFQALAKIYSPSSLAFEREYSKEVEGWKITGHPDVVIYEEGAPLKVVDIKYSTRKVEKVEKPYVCQVSLYRWLTDAKSASLLFITPSDIREVVVDASIDVASHLKRWLTTYPLWGAEECTWCEYRHACGHSKKQEVVTNTLY from the coding sequence TTGAAGGAGATCATCGTAGGTAGAGATCTACGCAACTACCTACACTTAGTGCTAACCTCTAAGCATGTCAGGCGAGGAGGACAGGAGGTATATGTCCATGAGCTAGCGCAGTGCCGTAGACGCAGTCTCTTCGACGCGGCCAATGAGCAAGTAGCTAGCCTTAGGCGATGGCACCCTAGGCTAATGGTGGGAGAGCTAATACATCAAGGGGCTTTCCAAGCACTGGCTAAGATCTACAGCCCCTCCTCGCTTGCGTTCGAGAGAGAGTACAGTAAGGAGGTGGAGGGCTGGAAGATAACCGGCCACCCAGACGTAGTAATTTACGAAGAAGGCGCTCCATTAAAGGTAGTAGATATCAAGTACTCAACGAGGAAGGTAGAGAAGGTAGAGAAGCCATATGTCTGCCAGGTCTCCCTCTACCGCTGGCTCACCGACGCTAAATCCGCCTCGTTACTCTTCATAACCCCTAGCGATATTAGGGAGGTAGTCGTAGACGCTTCAATCGATGTGGCTAGCCACTTAAAGCGATGGCTAACCACCTACCCACTATGGGGGGCTGAGGAGTGTACGTGGTGTGAGTATCGTCATGCCTGCGGGCATAGCAAGAAGCAGGAGGTAGTCACTAACACTCTTTACTGA
- the cca gene encoding CCA tRNA nucleotidyltransferase, protein MGAEEQLARLKELMLAKLRPSLEERARTWGVVSMAVQEAERVAKELGVEVEVSVQGSIAKDTWISGDRDLDVFIRLPRSLGRQGVSGLGMEVARRTASSLGEFIESYAEHPYVQAFVEGYRLDLVPCFKLERLEEDVTAVDRTPFHTKFVNSRLTNQLRDEVRLLKGFMKGIGVYGAEVKVQGFSGYLCELLILHYGSFEEVLRGSLEWSPHEVFIDPAHHYASSEEALNAFSEPMVVIDPVDARRNVAAALSLQRMAEFVMASKLFLKKPSELFFYPPPPKEVGELVGVLRKRGTHLLAFKVAIRRTPPDVLWGQLYKSMDGLRTLLSGHGFEVLDSSAWSDEATTAIVTFELPALSLPSLEKRIGPPLQDDAYVDSFLKKHLGRDLKGPRLEGWRWVSYSMRRCVEAKELLSKLWRRARLGRLIQEGAGTSLEVLVNEEVEGLATRLKGYREHLAELLDGRPPWLRAYEEALRRT, encoded by the coding sequence GTGGGCGCAGAGGAGCAATTGGCTAGGCTGAAAGAGCTCATGCTGGCTAAGCTCAGGCCTAGCTTAGAGGAGAGGGCTAGGACGTGGGGGGTTGTTAGTATGGCTGTTCAGGAGGCTGAACGTGTAGCGAAGGAGCTGGGGGTCGAAGTGGAAGTATCGGTACAGGGCTCGATAGCCAAGGATACATGGATAAGTGGGGATAGGGACTTAGACGTCTTCATTAGGCTTCCTCGAAGCCTAGGGCGTCAGGGGGTAAGCGGGCTTGGCATGGAGGTGGCTAGGAGGACCGCCTCGTCACTAGGCGAGTTTATTGAGAGTTACGCTGAGCACCCCTACGTCCAGGCCTTCGTCGAAGGCTACCGGCTCGACCTAGTTCCGTGCTTTAAGCTGGAGAGGCTCGAGGAGGACGTAACTGCTGTAGACCGTACCCCATTCCACACGAAGTTCGTGAACTCAAGGCTCACTAATCAGCTTAGGGACGAGGTCAGGCTGCTTAAGGGCTTTATGAAGGGCATAGGGGTCTACGGGGCTGAGGTTAAGGTTCAAGGCTTCTCAGGCTACCTCTGCGAGCTCCTCATTCTTCACTATGGTAGCTTTGAGGAGGTATTGAGGGGGTCCTTGGAGTGGAGCCCCCACGAAGTTTTCATCGACCCTGCTCACCACTACGCTAGTAGTGAGGAGGCACTGAATGCATTTAGCGAGCCGATGGTAGTCATCGACCCGGTCGACGCGAGGCGTAACGTGGCCGCGGCACTTTCTCTTCAGCGCATGGCTGAGTTCGTAATGGCCTCTAAGCTCTTCTTGAAGAAGCCTAGCGAGCTCTTCTTCTACCCTCCTCCTCCTAAGGAAGTAGGAGAGCTCGTAGGGGTCTTGAGAAAGCGCGGAACCCACCTCTTAGCCTTTAAGGTAGCTATTCGACGAACGCCCCCTGACGTGCTCTGGGGCCAGCTGTACAAGTCTATGGATGGGCTGAGGACCTTGCTAAGTGGGCACGGCTTCGAGGTCTTAGATAGCTCGGCGTGGAGCGACGAGGCCACGACAGCCATCGTTACCTTCGAGCTCCCAGCGCTCTCTCTGCCTAGCCTCGAGAAGCGTATAGGCCCCCCTCTTCAAGACGACGCTTACGTAGATAGCTTCTTGAAGAAGCACTTAGGGAGAGACCTTAAGGGGCCTAGGCTAGAGGGCTGGAGGTGGGTTTCCTACTCTATGAGGCGGTGCGTTGAGGCCAAGGAGTTATTGAGCAAACTATGGCGTAGAGCTAGACTAGGGAGGTTGATTCAAGAAGGGGCTGGCACATCGCTGGAGGTTCTGGTTAACGAGGAAGTTGAGGGCTTGGCCACTAGGCTTAAGGGTTATCGTGAACACTTAGCTGAGCTCCTAGACGGCCGTCCTCCATGGTTAAGGGCCTACGAGGAGGCCTTGAGGAGGACTTGA
- the thpR gene encoding RNA 2',3'-cyclic phosphodiesterase — translation MRCFIAVDIDQPELRTKLQKLQRELGSLRCDLKLVEPENIHVTLRFLGEVPRSLVEEVTEALGRLKAEPFHLLLKGLGAFPSLSRPRVVWVGVSEGMDKLSELHHRVEELLRPLGFKPEREAFTPHITLARVKGARGLRDLVDFISKHREDEVGLMMVEEVKLKRSVLTPSGPIYSDIFTKKLSSE, via the coding sequence GTGCGGTGCTTCATAGCAGTAGATATCGATCAACCGGAGCTAAGGACTAAGCTCCAAAAGCTTCAAAGGGAGCTAGGGTCCTTAAGATGCGACCTAAAGCTAGTAGAGCCCGAGAACATACATGTCACCCTGCGCTTCCTTGGCGAGGTTCCGAGGAGCTTAGTTGAGGAGGTGACCGAGGCCCTGGGGAGGCTGAAGGCAGAGCCCTTCCACTTACTGCTAAAAGGGCTAGGGGCGTTCCCATCCCTCTCGAGGCCTAGGGTAGTTTGGGTGGGGGTTAGTGAGGGTATGGATAAGCTGAGTGAGCTACACCATAGGGTCGAGGAGCTACTAAGGCCCCTAGGCTTTAAGCCTGAGCGTGAAGCCTTCACCCCTCACATAACGCTAGCTAGGGTGAAGGGGGCTAGGGGGCTACGGGATCTAGTCGACTTCATAAGTAAGCATAGGGAGGATGAGGTGGGGCTCATGATGGTTGAGGAGGTTAAGTTGAAGAGGAGTGTCCTCACCCCCAGCGGCCCAATATACTCGGACATCTTCACCAAGAAGCTTAGCAGCGAGTGA
- a CDS encoding ribose-phosphate diphosphokinase encodes MVLVIAGPASRGLAKRIASELKAELTEAEAKTFPDGESYIRVVRSVKGEDVVIVQSCYSPQDKHLFELLLLVNTARDLEANNVVAVCPYLAYSRQDKRFLEGEAVSGRLVLRLIAAAGAQGLVTVDIHSEDLLKHSDIPAINVSAMPLLASYLSSRGLRGPFVLAPDRKRAREAEAVAKLLGGDYGYLEKVRDKATGEVRTEKKELPVEGRDVVIVDDIVSTGGTIASAASIAKSQGARRIVAACTHLILVSGSLERMYRAGVDEIVGTDSVESEFSRVSVAPALVEGLNKLLKL; translated from the coding sequence GTGGTGCTAGTCATAGCTGGTCCCGCCTCTAGGGGTTTAGCTAAGAGAATCGCCAGTGAGCTTAAGGCAGAGCTTACTGAAGCCGAGGCCAAGACCTTTCCTGACGGTGAGAGCTACATTAGGGTCGTAAGGAGCGTCAAGGGTGAGGACGTAGTGATCGTTCAATCATGCTACTCGCCTCAAGACAAGCACCTATTTGAACTGCTCCTACTCGTAAACACCGCCAGGGACTTAGAGGCTAATAACGTAGTTGCAGTCTGTCCTTACTTAGCGTACTCTAGGCAGGATAAGCGTTTCCTCGAAGGAGAGGCTGTTAGCGGCAGGCTCGTGCTAAGACTAATAGCAGCAGCGGGGGCTCAAGGCCTAGTGACTGTTGATATACACAGTGAAGACCTCTTAAAGCATAGCGACATACCAGCTATCAACGTATCGGCCATGCCACTGCTGGCTAGCTACTTATCTTCTCGGGGGCTAAGGGGCCCCTTCGTTCTCGCGCCTGATCGTAAGAGAGCTCGTGAGGCTGAGGCGGTCGCCAAATTGCTTGGCGGTGACTATGGGTACTTAGAGAAGGTGAGAGATAAGGCTACTGGAGAGGTTAGGACGGAGAAGAAGGAGCTTCCAGTTGAGGGTAGGGACGTGGTGATAGTTGACGATATAGTAAGTACTGGGGGCACTATTGCCAGCGCGGCCTCGATAGCTAAGTCCCAGGGGGCTAGGCGCATCGTAGCTGCGTGCACCCACCTTATCTTAGTGAGCGGCTCTCTTGAGCGTATGTATAGGGCTGGCGTAGACGAGATCGTGGGCACCGACTCGGTGGAGAGCGAGTTCAGCAGGGTTTCAGTAGCCCCTGCCTTAGTGGAGGGGCTTAATAAGCTACTAAAGCTCTAA
- a CDS encoding anaerobic ribonucleoside-triphosphate reductase activating protein, with translation MRTVRLGGILGLSTVDWPGRPCTVVFFAGCNFRCPFCQNSTLIPLDSGEVVDVGAVKERLRAGSVIVDAVHITGGEPTLQPLGLETLCRAAKEVGMDVGINTNGSNPHVLETLLKANLVDHVAIDVKAPLDLVSYAKATGVDGDWALKQVERTLKLLGSSKVKLEVRTTVVPGLIDEEEVVSIISQLPRYDYYVLSQFIPSEAVLDPSLRNTPATPRVKLVEIARKAIRRGAVNVYIRTREAGLEKISGVE, from the coding sequence TTGCGCACAGTTAGGCTAGGAGGTATCCTAGGCCTCTCAACAGTAGACTGGCCTGGTAGGCCGTGTACCGTCGTGTTCTTCGCTGGCTGTAACTTCCGCTGCCCGTTCTGCCAGAACTCTACGCTCATACCCCTAGACTCAGGGGAGGTCGTAGACGTCGGGGCGGTTAAGGAGAGGTTAAGAGCCGGCTCAGTAATAGTAGACGCCGTTCACATAACTGGAGGAGAACCTACGCTTCAACCGCTCGGCTTAGAGACCTTGTGTAGGGCAGCTAAGGAAGTGGGTATGGATGTAGGCATTAATACTAACGGCTCAAACCCCCACGTACTAGAGACCCTCCTCAAAGCTAATTTAGTCGACCACGTTGCCATCGACGTCAAGGCGCCGCTCGATTTAGTTAGCTATGCTAAGGCTACTGGGGTGGATGGCGACTGGGCCTTGAAGCAGGTTGAGAGGACCCTTAAGCTACTGGGCAGCTCTAAGGTAAAGCTCGAAGTCAGGACTACCGTGGTGCCAGGCTTAATAGATGAAGAAGAAGTAGTCTCTATAATCTCCCAGCTCCCAAGGTATGACTACTACGTCTTAAGCCAGTTCATACCCTCCGAGGCAGTCCTAGACCCCTCGCTTAGGAACACCCCAGCAACCCCCCGCGTAAAGCTAGTTGAGATAGCTAGAAAGGCCATACGCCGAGGAGCGGTCAACGTCTACATTAGGACGAGGGAAGCCGGGCTGGAGAAGATAAGTGGGGTTGAGTAG
- a CDS encoding AAA family ATPase, with the protein MSSLSLAICVAGMPGSGKSLVAEVARGLGIKVVSLGDVVRKEAERRGLPTDGKTLGQLMVKIREELGSSAVAKLSLRELEEGVDVVVFEGVRSLAEVKAFKKRFKNTVIVAVHAPPRSRLKRLKLRGRSDAPSSVREFKERDERELKVGLGEVLALADYVVVNDSTLRVAKRRAEVVLKKVLRRGDVRWGR; encoded by the coding sequence TTGAGTAGCTTGAGCTTAGCTATATGCGTCGCCGGCATGCCTGGCTCAGGGAAGAGTCTTGTAGCCGAGGTGGCCCGCGGCCTAGGGATAAAGGTAGTCTCCCTCGGGGACGTCGTTAGAAAGGAGGCTGAGAGAAGAGGGTTGCCCACAGACGGCAAGACGCTGGGCCAGCTCATGGTTAAGATAAGGGAGGAGCTAGGTAGCTCAGCGGTGGCAAAACTCAGCCTTAGGGAGCTGGAGGAGGGCGTGGACGTTGTAGTGTTTGAGGGGGTCAGAAGCCTAGCTGAAGTCAAGGCGTTTAAGAAGAGGTTTAAGAACACCGTGATAGTCGCAGTTCACGCGCCACCTCGATCAAGGCTAAAGAGGCTTAAGCTCAGGGGGCGTAGCGACGCCCCCTCTTCAGTGAGAGAGTTTAAGGAGAGGGATGAAAGAGAGCTTAAAGTAGGCTTAGGGGAAGTACTTGCGCTAGCGGACTACGTTGTCGTCAACGACTCTACGCTAAGGGTGGCGAAGCGTAGGGCTGAGGTGGTGCTCAAGAAGGTTCTTCGTCGAGGTGATGTGAGGTGGGGAAGGTAG
- a CDS encoding ribonuclease Z — translation MELGDAIEVVFLGTSGSIPTPERGLSCIAIKRKGEVLLFDCGEGCQRQLLKAGIGFVKKLRIFISHLHGDHVLGLAGLLQSMGLMGREEPLPIYGPRGLAKLVEAFKEALCFKLHYAVEVYEVREGVVYEGDGYKVKAVFVDHSVPTLAYMLAEDERPGRFSPERAIELGVPRGPLWKLLQMGKAVEVDGRVVKPEEVLGPPRRGLKIVYSGDTGFSKSLVEFARGADLLIHEATLDDSLEHKAIEEKHSTARQAATVAKLAGVKKLVLTHISPRYQDASILKKQAEEVFPNAEVAYDFLSLSLAYED, via the coding sequence ATGGAGCTGGGCGACGCTATTGAAGTAGTGTTCCTCGGTACGTCCGGCAGCATACCTACTCCTGAGCGTGGGCTATCTTGCATTGCTATTAAGCGTAAAGGAGAGGTCCTCCTATTTGATTGCGGTGAAGGCTGTCAGAGGCAGTTACTTAAAGCGGGGATAGGCTTTGTCAAGAAGCTGAGGATTTTCATCTCTCACCTTCACGGCGACCACGTCCTAGGCTTAGCTGGCTTACTTCAGTCCATGGGGTTAATGGGTAGAGAGGAGCCCTTGCCAATATACGGCCCCCGTGGGCTAGCGAAACTAGTCGAGGCCTTTAAGGAAGCTTTATGCTTTAAGCTACACTATGCTGTCGAGGTGTACGAAGTAAGGGAGGGAGTAGTTTACGAGGGCGACGGCTACAAGGTGAAGGCTGTATTTGTGGACCACTCCGTACCTACGCTCGCCTATATGTTAGCTGAAGACGAGAGGCCTGGGAGGTTTAGCCCAGAGAGGGCTATTGAGCTGGGGGTACCTAGAGGGCCTTTATGGAAGCTTCTTCAAATGGGCAAGGCTGTCGAAGTAGATGGGAGGGTCGTTAAGCCTGAAGAAGTGCTTGGGCCGCCTAGGAGGGGGCTGAAGATAGTCTATAGCGGCGATACAGGGTTTTCTAAAAGCCTAGTTGAGTTTGCTAGAGGAGCAGACCTTTTAATTCACGAGGCCACCCTTGACGACTCGCTCGAGCACAAGGCCATCGAGGAAAAGCACTCAACAGCCCGGCAGGCGGCCACTGTAGCTAAGCTTGCTGGAGTTAAGAAGTTGGTACTAACACACATAAGCCCGCGCTACCAAGACGCTTCAATACTCAAGAAGCAGGCTGAAGAAGTCTTTCCAAACGCAGAAGTAGCCTACGACTTCCTCAGCTTAAGTTTGGCTTATGAGGACTAG
- a CDS encoding MFS transporter has protein sequence MVGLKLKVALAACWLTWFFNFSYRMFVPALIPAIKAELELTELQAGLMISVLSLGYATSLGASGLLTLGLRDEVVIALSLSIATASFILTTASTGPEWLAVSLFIAGVGLGLYLPSAISLLSSLSPPPIKGRVLGVHETGAPLGQVAGPLIAGFILLAGLPWKLSIPYWALLSTPLALFFYVQLKGGPKLRNVPERLAKPRGFSAKFFISFLVTYMCMAAGTGLLMVMPLYITESFKLPAALAAFIIGLSRLAGVLGQLLCGFLSDKIGRFKVLLSTTAITLASASTLVASSYGALFIFSLLIMAASHNAFFPVAFALTTDIFKGSTRLLLSLMISPGLFLGAGLVPYIFGWLAEFYGYYTAILFPLAIMTVSLPASILTYFTARNLLRN, from the coding sequence ATGGTTGGGTTGAAGCTTAAAGTAGCGCTCGCAGCCTGCTGGCTTACCTGGTTCTTCAATTTCTCTTACAGGATGTTCGTACCGGCTTTAATACCGGCTATTAAGGCTGAGCTTGAGCTTACGGAGCTTCAGGCGGGCTTAATGATAAGCGTCCTATCATTGGGTTACGCCACTTCACTAGGGGCCTCAGGCCTCTTAACTCTTGGTTTAAGGGACGAAGTAGTAATAGCGCTGTCGCTCTCGATAGCCACGGCCTCCTTCATTTTAACTACGGCCTCAACGGGCCCAGAGTGGTTAGCGGTGAGCCTCTTCATAGCTGGGGTTGGGCTAGGGCTTTACTTACCCTCAGCCATCTCCCTCCTTTCAAGCCTTTCTCCCCCTCCGATTAAGGGAAGGGTCCTAGGGGTACATGAGACAGGGGCTCCTTTAGGACAGGTCGCCGGCCCTCTAATCGCAGGGTTTATATTATTGGCAGGCCTCCCGTGGAAGTTAAGCATTCCATACTGGGCCCTCCTCTCAACGCCCTTAGCCCTCTTCTTCTATGTTCAGCTTAAGGGAGGGCCTAAGCTGCGCAACGTACCTGAACGCCTAGCTAAGCCGCGAGGGTTTTCAGCCAAGTTTTTCATAAGTTTTCTCGTAACTTACATGTGTATGGCGGCTGGAACGGGCTTACTGATGGTGATGCCTCTATACATTACTGAGTCCTTTAAGCTCCCGGCTGCTCTGGCGGCCTTCATCATCGGCCTCTCTAGACTAGCTGGCGTACTCGGCCAGTTGCTATGCGGCTTTCTATCGGATAAGATAGGCAGGTTTAAGGTGCTTTTGTCGACGACAGCCATTACCTTAGCCTCTGCCTCTACGTTAGTAGCCTCTTCCTACGGCGCCCTCTTCATTTTCTCGCTCTTAATAATGGCTGCCTCACACAACGCCTTCTTCCCCGTAGCCTTTGCCTTAACTACTGACATATTTAAGGGCAGCACTAGGCTCCTCCTCAGCTTAATGATATCGCCCGGGCTTTTCCTCGGCGCGGGGCTTGTGCCCTATATCTTTGGATGGCTGGCGGAATTTTATGGCTACTATACTGCCATACTCTTCCCCCTAGCAATTATGACGGTCTCCCTACCCGCTAGCATCTTAACGTATTTTACTGCGCGTAATTTACTGAGAAACTAG
- a CDS encoding THUMP domain-containing protein gives MSLCHERQKAVRAFFILSGEHQLIPLAEVRAILEAEAESWKLVDEGPFYVIVEAPLEACIKAVDRSSMIMEGCLELAFSIASVEEAKEVVRGLDWSWLNGASFAVRVSSKARGHGVANSLELEKAIGAIIKEACPSAKVDLKTPDEVIRGLVVGDRLLIGIRVAEAKRRCFEERRPRRRPFFHPSALEPKLSRLYVNLSRARRGDVLLDPFSGTGSILIEASLIGCTPLGIDLDPMMVKGALANIKALKAQAHLILGDARKLVARGVDCIATDLPYGRASSTHGLKCSEILEDFLTSAVEVLKRNRYLCLGASSGIDVETSALHAGFEIVERYDIRVHKSLTRRITVLKRP, from the coding sequence TTGAGCCTGTGTCATGAGAGGCAAAAGGCTGTAAGGGCCTTCTTTATTCTCTCTGGCGAGCATCAATTAATACCGTTGGCTGAGGTTAGGGCGATACTTGAGGCGGAGGCTGAGTCTTGGAAGCTGGTCGACGAAGGGCCCTTCTACGTCATAGTAGAGGCGCCCTTAGAGGCATGTATTAAGGCAGTTGACAGGTCGTCCATGATAATGGAGGGCTGCTTAGAGCTAGCCTTCTCTATAGCTAGTGTGGAAGAGGCTAAGGAGGTGGTTAGGGGCTTAGACTGGTCGTGGCTAAATGGAGCTAGCTTTGCCGTTAGAGTGAGCTCGAAGGCGCGTGGCCATGGCGTAGCTAATTCACTGGAGCTTGAGAAGGCCATTGGAGCCATCATTAAGGAGGCCTGCCCTAGCGCCAAGGTGGACTTAAAGACCCCAGACGAAGTGATTAGAGGGCTGGTGGTGGGAGACAGACTCTTGATAGGGATCAGAGTGGCTGAGGCTAAGAGGAGGTGTTTTGAAGAAAGGAGGCCGAGGAGAAGGCCCTTCTTTCACCCATCAGCCCTCGAGCCCAAGCTCTCCAGGCTCTATGTTAACTTATCTAGGGCGCGTAGGGGGGACGTCCTCCTAGACCCCTTTTCTGGTACCGGGAGCATACTTATTGAAGCGTCGTTGATAGGATGTACTCCGCTGGGCATAGACTTAGACCCTATGATGGTTAAGGGGGCCCTGGCTAACATTAAGGCCCTCAAGGCCCAAGCGCACCTAATCTTGGGGGATGCTAGGAAGCTTGTTGCGCGTGGCGTTGACTGCATAGCTACTGACCTACCCTACGGTAGGGCCTCGTCGACCCATGGGCTGAAGTGCTCTGAAATACTTGAAGACTTCTTGACATCAGCCGTTGAGGTTTTGAAGCGCAATAGGTACCTATGCCTCGGAGCCTCCTCTGGGATCGACGTAGAGACGAGCGCGCTTCACGCAGGCTTTGAGATAGTTGAGCGCTACGATATCAGGGTGCATAAGTCGCTTACGAGGAGGATAACAGTGTTGAAGAGGCCTTAA
- a CDS encoding radical SAM protein, translating to MWRLLRPDAAHVWRDDEVRRRLSWYYAVMTNKSPSKYLICKRVGVEYRGGEALEELWRLHREASKEHVELWGKVKEGYGLEEAPRPKVSLLDLKVEIAKRLLQKCSFCERRCGVDRTAGELGFCKLNSTSRVSTWFHHFGEEAPLVPSGTIFFTSCNFRCQFCQNWDISTDPLNGVEVDARKLAAIASTLRREGCRNINYVGGEPTPHLHVILESLKYMDVNVPILWNSNMYCSPEAMELLKDVVDIWLPDFKYFSDACAERLSKAPRYLEVVKRNHLIAHDSGDVIVRHLVLPNHLDCCTKPLLKWLASSLPRALVNIMAQYRPEHVVAREPSKFPDIARRPTSREMEEAYNTARKLGIVFEPVS from the coding sequence TTGTGGAGACTGCTTAGGCCAGATGCTGCCCACGTGTGGAGGGACGATGAAGTTAGGAGGAGGCTTAGCTGGTACTACGCCGTCATGACTAATAAGAGCCCCTCTAAGTACCTGATATGCAAGCGCGTAGGCGTTGAGTACCGAGGTGGCGAGGCCCTCGAAGAGCTGTGGCGGCTCCATCGCGAGGCGTCGAAGGAGCACGTGGAGCTTTGGGGCAAGGTCAAGGAGGGCTACGGCCTTGAGGAGGCGCCTAGGCCTAAGGTAAGCCTGTTGGACTTAAAAGTGGAAATAGCCAAACGCCTCCTTCAAAAGTGCTCCTTCTGTGAGAGGCGCTGCGGCGTAGATAGGACTGCCGGTGAGCTGGGGTTCTGTAAGCTAAATAGTACTAGCCGCGTGTCTACGTGGTTTCACCACTTCGGAGAGGAAGCCCCCCTCGTCCCCAGCGGCACGATATTCTTCACCTCCTGCAACTTTCGCTGCCAGTTCTGCCAGAACTGGGATATTTCAACTGACCCTCTAAACGGCGTGGAGGTAGACGCTAGGAAGCTGGCAGCCATAGCCTCGACGCTTAGGCGAGAGGGCTGTAGGAACATTAACTATGTCGGAGGAGAGCCTACGCCACACCTACACGTAATACTTGAGTCGCTAAAGTACATGGACGTAAACGTCCCTATCCTATGGAACAGCAACATGTACTGTAGCCCAGAGGCCATGGAGCTGCTTAAGGACGTGGTCGATATATGGCTCCCGGACTTTAAGTACTTCAGTGATGCTTGCGCGGAGAGGCTGTCAAAGGCCCCTAGGTACCTAGAGGTAGTGAAGAGGAACCACCTTATAGCTCACGATAGCGGCGACGTAATAGTAAGACACTTAGTCCTGCCGAACCACCTAGATTGCTGTACTAAGCCCCTCCTCAAGTGGCTGGCGTCTAGCCTCCCTAGGGCCCTCGTTAACATAATGGCTCAATACAGGCCGGAGCACGTTGTTGCCCGTGAGCCGAGTAAGTTCCCAGACATAGCTAGGAGGCCCACTAGCCGAGAAATGGAGGAGGCTTATAACACGGCGAGGAAGCTTGGAATCGTGTTTGAGCCTGTGTCATGA